In a single window of the Arthrobacter zhangbolii genome:
- a CDS encoding DsbA family protein, whose protein sequence is MTDRNPKLTKAERTAAARDQARAMREAQQKKDRRNRLLVIWGVVVAIVAVIAIVGVIVFNSMSRSVANNGTSPANANQYGGFTLTSTSALEPAEPFDFDTETLEPAPEEAAEDAPVPPGIEASEPGEPIQIVEYVDINCVHCADFAATYDEQIAQWLDAGEITYEYRTVAFLDRSSATNYSSRGANAAACVAAESPESYWDFMKAIFAQHAAGEVNNAGLVDMAEAAGANTENLESCIDDGTYRPFVKYADQLARVDGIAGTPTAYVNGAEADLNTFTETVQAAIDANK, encoded by the coding sequence ATGACTGACCGGAATCCCAAGCTGACCAAGGCCGAGCGGACTGCTGCCGCCCGTGACCAGGCCCGTGCCATGCGTGAAGCGCAGCAGAAGAAGGACCGGCGCAACCGCCTCCTTGTGATCTGGGGCGTAGTGGTGGCGATTGTGGCGGTAATCGCAATTGTCGGCGTCATTGTGTTCAACAGCATGAGCCGCAGCGTGGCGAACAATGGCACATCTCCGGCCAACGCCAACCAGTACGGTGGTTTCACGCTGACCTCCACCAGCGCATTGGAGCCCGCAGAACCGTTTGACTTCGATACCGAGACCCTGGAGCCCGCGCCGGAGGAAGCCGCGGAAGATGCTCCCGTGCCGCCGGGCATCGAAGCCTCCGAACCGGGTGAGCCGATTCAGATCGTGGAATACGTGGACATTAACTGCGTGCACTGCGCTGACTTTGCCGCCACCTACGATGAGCAGATCGCCCAGTGGCTGGACGCCGGGGAAATCACCTACGAATACCGCACCGTCGCGTTCCTGGACCGCAGTTCCGCCACCAACTACTCATCGCGCGGCGCCAACGCCGCTGCCTGCGTTGCTGCTGAGAGTCCCGAATCCTATTGGGACTTCATGAAGGCGATCTTCGCCCAGCACGCTGCGGGTGAAGTGAACAACGCCGGCCTGGTGGACATGGCCGAGGCTGCCGGCGCGAACACGGAGAACCTGGAATCCTGCATTGACGACGGCACGTACCGTCCGTTCGTGAAGTACGCGGATCAGCTCGCCCGCGTGGACGGCATCGCCGGCACCCCCACCGCCTACGTCAACGGCGCAGAAGCAGACCTGAACACCTTCACTGAGACCGTCCAGGCAGCGATCGACGCCAACAAGTAG